The nucleotide window TGCCCCACGCGCTGCGCGGCGGCGGGGGCTGGCTGGTCTACGCCCTGGGGTCGGCGGTCTTCGCGGCCCTGACGGCGGTGCTGGGCAAGGCCGGCATCGTGGGGGTGGAGCCGAGCCTGGGCACCGCGGTGCGCACCGCGGTGGTGCTGGTGATGGCCTGGGCGCTGGTCCTGGCAACGGGCAAGTGGGGGGAGGTCAGGCGGGTGCCGCGCGGCGAGCTGGGCTGGGTGCTGGCCTCGGGGGCGGCCACGGCGGCCTCCTGGCTGTGCTTCTACCGCGCCCTGCAGGAGGGCCCGGCGAGCGTCGTGGTGCCGATCGACCGCTTGAGCGTGCTGGTGACAGTCGCCTTCTCCGCCCTCGTGCTGCACGAGCCCGTGGGCCGGCGCTACCTGGTGGGCCTGGCCCTGCTCGTGGCCGGGACCCTGGCGCTGGTGGCCGCCTGAGCCCCGCACCGCCCCCGTGGCACATCTTCAACGCCGGCCCCGACCGCATCATGCGGAAAAGTCGCAGTCCGCTGCTCCGCGGGCCTCTGAAGATGTGCAGCAGGAGCGCTGCCCGGCCCGCTAGGATCGGCTCGATGACCAACGCGCCCATCGACCCAGGAGCGCCGTCCCCGACGCCGCAGACCACCTCCAGCCCCGCGCGGGATGCCGCCCGCGTGCCCGACGCGCCCGCCGACCCGGCCACCGGCGGGGCCGACCGGGTCGTGCGCACCCTCTCCCTGCCCGCGGACCTGGCCCCCGTGGCCTTCCTGGGGGCCCGCGACGAGGTGCTGCGCGCCATCGAGAAGGGCTTCCCCGACCTCGACATCCACGTGCGCGGCACCTCCGTGACCGTCACCGGCCCCGCCGAGCGCGTCGAGACCGTCATCGTCCTCATCTCCGAGCTCATCGACGTCGCCCGCACCGGCGCGCCGCTGACCGCCGACGCCGTGGAGCGGGCCATCGGCCTGCTGGAGGCGGCCACCCGCCCCACCGAGGTCCTCACCGAGGGCATCCTCACCTCCCACGGGCGCACCGTGCGGCCCAAGTCCCTGGGGCAGAAGGCCTACACCGACGCCATCGACCAGGCCACCATCACCTTCGGCATCGGCCCGGCCGGCACCGGAAAGACCTACCTGGCCATGGCCAAGGCCATCGATGCCCTGGCCCGCAA belongs to Actinomyces capricornis and includes:
- a CDS encoding EamA family transporter; translation: MWMLFACGAAFFAGVTAVLAKAGIRHTDSTVATALRTPVVLAGAWAMVLLVGSQDSLGRADARSLVLLVLSGLATGASWLCYFRALQLGEVSKVVPIDKMSTVMTVLLAVVLLGEGLSPAGGAGVALMTAGTLLMLERDDLRALPHALRGGGGWLVYALGSAVFAALTAVLGKAGIVGVEPSLGTAVRTAVVLVMAWALVLATGKWGEVRRVPRGELGWVLASGAATAASWLCFYRALQEGPASVVVPIDRLSVLVTVAFSALVLHEPVGRRYLVGLALLVAGTLALVAA